tttttatttttttgaaaagggaACATCCATAATTTAGATCTATATATTTATGGATTTCAATGCTGTCTCCAGGAACAATTTACATTAATCAGGCAATGTTTTTTATATACTTTCACTGTCCTCTGAAACTTTAATTATCAATCTGTGAGGAAAGATTCTACTTCAGCGGGCATGACCTCGATCCTTCTACTTTGAAATAGCCTGGATTGGCCCCCGTCTATATATCAACTCCAGATACAAGTATATCATCTCAATATTGACATACAAGGTGAATGGTGGAACTGAAGAAtggatatgaaaaaaaaaagagaagaagaatagTTATGAAAATATCCCTAGTACAAAACCATTACTAGGAATATGATGCTTTTTTGTCAGCCAATTTGTGAACAATATTATTGAGGTCCACAAGACTGCCCTAATTCTTAGTTGAAGAAGTTAGATTTGCAGACAATAGATTACATTGGCATATCAACGGGTGGTTCTTATCCTCTCTAATCAACATCCATAAGAACATTTCTTTTAGGTGATGTTACAGGATACAACAAGGTAAGCTACAGTCACCAAAAAGTTTTGTTACTAGCTTTGCAGATACATATTAAATGTTATCTACATCAAGCTAGAAATGCCTCCAAGAAAACCTGATACGGTTTCTATATGAAATTTATGCAGATACAGGCAAGTAGACTGGATTGGATGATTTAGAAGCTGTTAATTTGCCGTTTTAATATGCACTGCAAGTTTAGATTTATGTTTCTTAGGTGATACAAGCACCTCGATAAGCGGCTAACATGCAGCTAACGCGACATGACTACAAATACTTGTTTTGAGTTGCTGAATTAAGATTATTATACTTCTACAACATAATCCAGATGGAGTAAACTAAACGTCTGCAACGTCTTTTAACTCCTCTGATTTGCTCTCTTCGGTGCCTCTGAATCCAAGTCGGCTGATTCGCTAGTTCCAACACATTTCTTACCATCTCCTTTAACGTCAGATTCTGAGACAGAGCACTTAGCCTCTGGTTCGTCTAAACCACCAACTGTTGGATCCTCCACTGGCAAGCTTTCCTCATTCTCTTTCTGGGAACTTAATGCTGAAGACAAATGCTCTTGTTGCCCCTCCGATTCTTCTTTCTCCACCAAGACACCAGTGGCCACATTATCTTCAGATTGATCGCTTGCATTACCAACTTCACCCATCTGTGTGGCCTCCTCGGTTTCATCTAGATTTGTGGACACATTCTCTGGCTGAACGCTGGCTTCACCATCAATCATGTCTCTATCTTCCGAAGGGTTCTCAGCCTTGTTCTCTTCCTCTGAACTTAAGGCTGAAGATAAATTCTCTTCTTGATCCTTTGATTCTTCCTTTTCCTCCAAGACACCAATGGCCACATTATCTTCAGACTGGCCGCTTGCATTACCAGCTTCCTCCATCTGTGTGGGCTCCTCAGTTTCAGCTACATTCATGGACAAATCCTCTGGCTGAACCGAAACATTAAAACCGCTGGCTGAACCATCGGTCATGTTTATCTCTTCTGGTGTGTTTTCGGCCTTAGTCATGTTTATCTCTTCCGGTGCGTTCTCGGCCTTGGTTTCTTTCTCGGAACTTAATGCTGAAGACAAATGCCTTTGTTGATCCTTtgattcttctttctcttccaagACACCAATGGCCACATTATCTTCAGACTGGTCGCCTGCTTCACCAACTTCATCCATCTGTGTGGACTCGTCAGTTTCAACTAGATTCCTGGACAGATCCTCAGGCTCAACAGAAACATTTATACCCCTGGCTTCACCATCAATCATGTCTGTATCATCCGATGGGTTCTCAGCCTTGTTCTCTTCCTCTGAACTTAATGCTGAAGACAAAGGCTCCCGTTGATCCTTtgattcttctttttcctccAATACGCCAATGTTATCTTCAAACAGGTCGCTTGCATTACCAACTTCCCCCATCTGTGTGGGCCCCTCAGTTTCAACTAGACTCCTGGACAAATCCTCTGGCTGAACCGAAACATTAATACCGCTGGCTTCACCATCGGTCATGTTTATCTCTTCTGGTGTGTTTTCGGCCTTAGTCTCTTCCTCTGATCTTACTGCTGAAGACAAAAGCTCTCCTTGATCATTTAAttcttctttttccttatcTTCAGGCTGGTCGCTTGCATTACCAACTTCCCCTACCTGTGTGGGCTCTTCAGTTTCAACTAGATTCATGGGTAAATCCTCTGGCTGAACTGGAACCTTTTTACCGCTGGCTTCACCATGAATCATGTCTCTATCGTCCGATGGATTCTCAGCCTTGTTCTCTTCCTCCGAACTTAATGCTATAGACAAATGCTCTTGCTGATCCTGtgattcttctttttctccCAAGACACTAACGGCCACATTCTCAGAATGGTCACCTGCAGAGCCAACTTTTCCCATCTGTGCAGGCTCCTCAGTTTCAATTAGACTTCTGGACATATCCTCTGGCTGAACCGAAGCATTCATACCGCTAGCTTCACCATCAATCATGTTTTTCTCGTCCGATGGGTTCTCGGCCTTAGTCTCTTCCCCAGAACTTAATTCTGAAGACAAATGCTCTCgttgatcatttgattcttctttttccccCAAGACACTAACGGCCACATTATCTTCAGAATGGTCACTTGCATCACCAACTTCTCCCATCTGTGCAGGCCCCTCAGTTTCACCTAGGGTCCTGGACAAATCCTCTGGCTGAACCGATGGATTTATATCAATCATGTTTCTCTCGTCCGATGGGTTCTCAGCCTTGTTATCTTCCACTGAACTTAAGGCTGAAGACAAATGCTCTCGTTGATCCTTtgattcttctttttccctCAAGACATCAATGGCCATATCATCTTCAGCTCGGTCACTTGCATCACCAACTGTTCCCATCTGCGCAGGCTCCTCAGTTTCACCTAGGTTCATGCACAAATCCTCTGGCTGAATCGAAACATTTATGCCGCTGGCTTCACCAGCAACAATGTTTCTCTCGTCCGATGGGTTCTCGGCCTTGTCTCCCTCTATCACTGGTAGAGACGAAGGGGAGTCTGTACCtactaaaaataaattgaaagatATATTTAGAGTTCTTCTTTTGCCCCTAAAGTAGTCATGCTACAAGATGTGTCATTGATTTAATGAACGTGCATACCTCCCACTTGCTCTGCAGAgaaaggcaattgaactgatgcATCCACCATCTCTGTGTCAGCGGTACTAGCTTCTCCACCAAGTTTACAACTGTCACCTCCTAGAATCGAAGCAGATTCTCCAGAATCTTGTTCTGCATTGGCAGAATCAGATAGAGGACTACCATAATCTTCATGAACAAGTGATATAGAGTTCTTATTGCTGGTCTGGGTCTTTAGTCCATCAGTGTGCGGCATCGACAATTGGATTGCAGCAGAACTTGGTCCAACATCGCATATCTGATCATCCGGACTCTCACCTTCTTTACGTTTTGCCTCGTCCTCTTCACTCGTCTGATTTGTAGTATCGAGAGATTTGCTATCCACATATGAACTTTCATCAATTCTCATTGGAGATCGTTGAGATTCCTCATAACTTCTCTCAAGCACATGAGACCCAACTGTGGGCTGCACATTCATCTGTTCTACTGGAATCAAGGGGGTAGTTCCTTTTTTATCACCATCGATTTCTTCACCCTTACCTTCAGTAGATAGATTTGTTACTTGCTGTTCTGTTGGCAAAGGTTCTGTAGTTGTCAACGATGCAACAGAAGATAAAATATCTCCTGAAGACAGTTGCACCACAGAAGAATCCGCTTCAACACCAGATATCTTGACAAGGTCATTTCCGGCATCTGCAACAACCACAGACAACTCGGTGCCACTATCCCTGTTTGTAACCAATTCAATCTGACCACCAGACCCAGGGTGAGCAACATCTGAGATCAGATTTTTCTCATTCATCGGAAATTGTGAAGATCCGGGATTGTGAACACCACAAGACGTCTCTTCAGTCACAATCTGGTCTGCAAGAGCTTCCTCAGTCGAAGTATTAGGTGGACAATTCGAAGTATGGCCTCCAGAAATCATTTCAGCCTTTTCGGAAGAAACAGCATCATCGGAATTAGTAGGATTTAACTGCAGATTTTTTTTTGCGGCCGTATCACCCAATTGAGACCTCACACCTACGGCATCCTTTGCCTCCTCAGGATCAGGGACACACTTCAGATCATCGGAGTTAGCTGTCAGAAGCTCGTTCTCTACAACTTTTTCAGATATGGAAACactcatctccaaacagctTTTAGTCACAGAATCATTCAGGTTTTCAGGTACCTCTGTGCTAGTTCCAGAAAAATTGCTGCCACCACCAACTTCAGAAGAATTTGTAGGAGTAATGCGACAATCCAAATCAGCACCGCTAGGTTTATGGATTTCAGGTGACTCGGGTTTCTCTGGAGAACCATGTTCAATGGATGCTGAAGGCATTTTCGAATCTTCAACAACACAAACAGAAGAAACTGGAACAGTTTCTGAGGAATCCTTCGATATCAGTCCAAAATTTTCAGTCATCTTCATTGCTTGAGGAGAAACTGAAGGTGATATAGATGGCCCTGCCTGTTTATTAGGAGCCTCAGCGGAATCAGTATTAGGAGTTGGTAAGCTTTGCACATTACCATCATTCTGAGGCTCCGGTGATTGACTTTCTTTGATTATCTCAGGCAAAACCTCGTCTACAGGGCTTTTAGAATCAACCGGGACAGTACCTTGAGCTGGAGTATCATCAGATTGATCCACAGGAGACTTAGATCCAGGTGAAGGTTTTACGGTCTCATGGACCAGCATAGAAGAATcagaaattttcttttcttctgaaACATTGGGAACAGGCGCTGCTATTTGTACCTTTGGATCAGTTGATGTTGCTACTTTCTGTTCCGTCTCAACTAACTCGCTACCCACAGGAGGTTTTGAGTCAACGAGCATAGTATCTTGAGGTGTTATATCATCAGAGTGAGTAACAGAAGCCTTAACATCAGATGAAGTCTTAATGATTTTATCAACCACGACTGAAGACTCAGACTTTTGCTTTTCGGCCGTAACATTGGAACTGGTTGCTTCTACTCTCAAGTTATGATCGGCAGGTTGGATTATATTCTCTGCCTTGCTGGTCTTAGCTATGTGCATATTCATCGTTTCCGGGGATTTTCCATCTGGCTCATTTGTTACCGTTGTTTCAGAAGGCTCCCCAACTTTATGCTTTAACAGGGAAGTCTCTGAAAATATCTCTTTCATGACACGAGCAACATCAGTCACATCAGTGGTTTGTTTCCTTCCAGTACCACCAACACCtgatatttcttttcttttttcctgaCTTGTACCGGCAGACGAGTGTGCAAGTGACGGGTTGAAATGGGGTTGTTCTTGGACCACAACATCAGACTTGTTTCCAACTGATGTAATTTTGGATCCTGAGGAATCACCAACCTTGACCTCAGTTTGTGGTGTTAATATTGTACTCCGTGCAGAAGAGCCATCAGCAGCAGGTGAAGCTTGAACATGTCTCCTTCCTCGCCGTCTAGGAGTTTCTCCTCTGTTTGGCGTCTTCCGCCCTTGCCTCTTCACAGGCATGGGTGCAGGTGGAGAAAGAACACTGGCGGCTGCAAAGACGACAGTGCATAACCAGTATGTAACGGTTAAATTGAAAAACCAAAACAGTTTAATTGAGTTTCGATGCTTCAAATATTTGTACCTTCAACTGTAGAACCAACAAGGTGGGGACTCAATGGCTGATTAGCATTTAAAGGTGGCTGATTAGCATTTAAAGGTGGCTGATTAGCATTTAAAGGTGTTGTCTGGCTTTGACCTGGggctgccaaaaaaaaaaaattgatgctGTTAAGATTCTTGTGAACAATATCTTCTGATGCATGTATGTGAAAACAATTAAGCGATGTGCTTAGTTATATACCTAAAGCAGTAGAGCTTGGCATGTTAACTGGCTGTTTTTGAACTCCTGAACCCTGGTTATTTCTTACATCTGGAACAGCAGGCTTGTTCTTTAAAGAGGCTGCCTTTTTTACCAAGGAATCCTCCGATACATTTAGCGGCTGAACATGtgatccagaaccaaaaccAGGCGGTGCATCTAGCAGGCTACTTTCTTGTAGGG
The window above is part of the Brassica napus cultivar Da-Ae chromosome C3, Da-Ae, whole genome shotgun sequence genome. Proteins encoded here:
- the LOC106438109 gene encoding chromatin structure-remodeling complex protein SYD-like isoform X3, whose product is MSSSSSHNIELEAAKFLHKLIQDSKDEPSKLATKLYVILQHMKTSGKEHSMPYQVISRAMETVVSQHGLDIEALTSPRLPHAGGSSTQMEDSGSAHIAGSSQVVGVNNEPKASLVENEMSKYDAFTSARQLGGSTSASQAVYQGPGTRSNRSFDHDSPSSLDSKPGNAQSHDRNETMNQRDAKSGAKRKRGESSFSWDQNMDNSQQFDTHGTVDDQTRKMSKVEMPATGDAENLHVGLSSDAYTTPQGGWQNSEITAIRPPAHRDTGKSVAAEDVPPSGQLFKEQQLKQLRAQCLVFLALRNGLMPKKLHIDIALGNVFPKDDGFRRELLDQKGRTHSLSESGSIVEVSAPSARMDNPTGRLAEMDFSSKETAIPRLEDKISNAIFPDGQKLLLASNTPDAPAQNQVSGSHSELASSSGGVTKHAPVEMVGWTGTINRNDASTFTFESDELCAPDQEEGNMLPPPKYTMSQKWIMDRQNKRLLVDRSWGLKQQKADQAIGARFNELKESVTSSEDISTKTKSVIELKKLQLLSLQRRLRSEFLHNFFKPIANDVENLKSYKKHKHGRRIRQLEKYEQKMKEERQRRIRERQKEFFGEIEVHKERLDDLSKARRERWKGFNRYVKEFHKRKERFHREKIDKIQREKINLLKINDVEGYLRMVQDAKSDRVMQLLKETEKYLQKLGSKLKEAKSLASRFENEADEAPVEDKTVDNDDEGDQAKHYLESNEKYYLMAHSIKENISEQPASLKGGKLREYQMNGLRWLLSLYNNHLNGILADEMGLGKTVQVISLICYLMDTKNDRGPFLVVVPSSVLPGWVSEINFWAPTIQKIVYCGPPEERRKLFKEQIVNQKFNVLLTTYEYLMNKHDRPKLSKILWHYIIIDEGHRIKNASCKLNADLKHYNSSHRLLLTGTPLQNNLEELWALLNFLLPNIFNSSEDFSQWFNKPFQSNGDNSAEEALLSEEENLLIINRLHQVLRPFVLRRLKHKVENELPEKIERLIRCEASAYQKLLMKRVEDNLGSLGNMKSRAVHNSVMELRNICNHPYLSQLHTEEVNSLIPEHYLPPVIRLCGKLEMLDRLLPKLKATDHRVLFFSTMTRLLDVMEDYLTFKGYKYLRLDGHTSGGDRGALIDGFNKSDSPYFIFLLSIRAGGVGVNLQAADTVIIFDTDWNPQVDLQAQARAHRIGQKRDVLVLRFETVNTVEEQVRASAEHKLGVANQSITAGFFDNNTSAEDRKEYLESLLRESKKEEAAPVLDDDALNDIIARRESEIDIFESIDNQRKEDEMETWKSLVQGSGSKSSAPIPPIPSRLVTEDDLKLLYEAMKMNNVPMVAVEPNVGMKRKGGSVGGLDTQQYGRGKRAREVRSYEEQLTEEEFEKMCQTESTDSPRGKEEESEKNLANATSNILGGNIGETSMANDKVDILTGNTGEKSLATDKVDNLAGSTGDTVLPTSTALALTPQPVEPLQKSQQPLKEVTEPVKRGRGRPKRADKTPNQLSASVPGRTHATGDTRSSPVIGSDVASGSLTSPDLSVPPGFQPLPASNSSPMPTRGRGRGRGRGRGAGRGRRVENILQGADSSIGTQRTNARASLSGDPVASNLVTLPVSSVAIDAKVPKPIKGSSSNLESGPSIHSDTTAVQPSPAVSLQESSLLDAPPGFGSGSHVQPLNVSEDSLVKKAASLKNKPAVPDVRNNQGSGVQKQPVNMPSSTALAPGQSQTTPPLNANQPLSPHLVGSTVEAASVLSPPAPMPVKRQGRKTPNRGETPRRRGRRHVQASPAADGSSARSTILTPQTEVKVGDSSGSKITSVGNKSDVVVQEQPHFNPSLAHSSAGTSQEKRKEISGVGGTGRKQTTDVTDVARVMKEIFSETSLLKHKVGEPSETTVTNEPDGKSPETMNMHIAKTSKAENIIQPADHNLRVEATSSNVTAEKQKSESSVVVDKIIKTSSDVKASVTHSDDITPQDTMLVDSKPPVGSELVETEQKVATSTDPKVQIAAPVPNVSEEKKISDSSMLVHETVKPSPGSKSPVDQSDDTPAQGTVPVDSKSPVDEVLPEIIKESQSPEPQNDGNVQSLPTPNTDSAEAPNKQAGPSISPSVSPQAMKMTENFGLISKDSSETVPVSSVCVVEDSKMPSASIEHGSPEKPESPEIHKPSGADLDCRITPTNSSEVGGGSNFSGTSTEVPENLNDSVTKSCLEMSVSISEKVVENELLTANSDDLKCVPDPEEAKDAVGVRSQLGDTAAKKNLQLNPTNSDDAVSSEKAEMISGGHTSNCPPNTSTEEALADQIVTEETSCGVHNPGSSQFPMNEKNLISDVAHPGSGGQIELVTNRDSGTELSVVVADAGNDLVKISGVEADSSVVQLSSGDILSSVASLTTTEPLPTEQQVTNLSTEGKGEEIDGDKKGTTPLIPVEQMNVQPTVGSHVLERSYEESQRSPMRIDESSYVDSKSLDTTNQTSEEDEAKRKEGESPDDQICDVGPSSAAIQLSMPHTDGLKTQTSNKNSISLVHEDYGSPLSDSANAEQDSGESASILGGDSCKLGGEASTADTEMVDASVQLPFSAEQVGVGTDSPSSLPVIEGDKAENPSDERNIVAGEASGINVSIQPEDLCMNLGETEEPAQMGTVGDASDRAEDDMAIDVLREKEESKDQREHLSSALSSVEDNKAENPSDERNMIDINPSVQPEDLSRTLGETEGPAQMGEVGDASDHSEDNVAVSVLGEKEESNDQREHLSSELSSGEETKAENPSDEKNMIDGEASGMNASVQPEDMSRSLIETEEPAQMGKVGSAGDHSENVAVSVLGEKEESQDQQEHLSIALSSEEENKAENPSDDRDMIHGEASGKKVPVQPEDLPMNLVETEEPTQVGEVGNASDQPEDKEKEELNDQGELLSSAVRSEEETKAENTPEEINMTDGEASGINVSVQPEDLSRSLVETEGPTQMGEVGNASDLFEDNIGVLEEKEESKDQREPLSSALSSEEENKAENPSDDTDMIDGEARGINVSVEPEDLSRNLVETDESTQMDEVGEAGDQSEDNVAIGVLEEKEESKDQQRHLSSALSSEKETKAENAPEEINMTKAENTPEEINMTDGSASGFNVSVQPEDLSMNVAETEEPTQMEEAGNASGQSEDNVAIGVLEEKEESKDQEENLSSALSSEEENKAENPSEDRDMIDGEASVQPENVSTNLDETEEATQMGEVGNASDQSEDNVATGVLVEKEESEGQQEHLSSALSSQKENEESLPVEDPTVGGLDEPEAKCSVSESDVKGDGKKCVGTSESADLDSEAPKRANQRS
- the LOC106438109 gene encoding chromatin structure-remodeling complex protein SYD-like isoform X2; this encodes MSSSSSHNIELEAAKFLHKLIQDSKDEPSKLATKLYVILQHMKTSGKEHSMPYQVISRAMETVVSQHGLDIEALTSPRLPHAGGSSTQMEDSGSAHIAGSSQVVGVNNEPKASLVENEMSKYDAFTSARQLGGSTSASQAVYQGPGTRSNRSFDHDSPSSLDSKPGNAQSHDRNETMNQRDAKSGAKRKRGESSFSWDQNMDNSQQFDTHGTVDDQTRKMSKVEMPATGDAENLHVGLSSDAYTTPQGGWQNSEITAIRPPAHRDTGKSVAAEDVPPSGQLFKEQQLKQLRAQCLVFLALRNGLMPKKLHIDIALGNVFPKDDGFRRELLDQKGRTHSLSESGSIVEVSAPSARMDNPTGRLAEMDFSSKETAIPRLEDKISNAIFPDGQKLLLASNTPDAPAQNQVSGSHSELASSSGGVTKHAPVEMVGWTGTINRNDASTFTFESDELCAPDQEEGNMLPPPKYTMSQKWIMDRQNKRLLVDRSWGLKQQKADQAIGARFNELKESVTSSEDISTKTKSVIELKKLQLLSLQRRLRSEFLHNFFKPIANDVENLKSYKKHKHGRRIRQLEKYEQKMKEERQRRIRERQKEFFGEIEVHKERLDDLSKARRERWKGFNRYVKEFHKRKERFHREKIDKIQREKINLLKINDVEGYLRMVQDAKSDRVMQLLKETEKYLQKLGSKLKEAKSLASRFENEADEAPVEDKTVDNDDEGDQAKHYLESNEKYYLMAHSIKENISEQPASLKGGKLREYQMNGLRWLLSLYNNHLNGILADEMGLGKTVQVISLICYLMDTKNDRGPFLVVVPSSVLPGWVSEINFWAPTIQKIVYCGPPEERRKLFKEQIVNQKFNVLLTTYEYLMNKHDRPKLSKILWHYIIIDEGHRIKNASCKLNADLKHYNSSHRLLLTGTPLQNNLEELWALLNFLLPNIFNSSEDFSQWFNKPFQSNGDNSAEEALLSEEENLLIINRLHQVLRPFVLRRLKHKVENELPEKIERLIRCEASAYQKLLMKRVEDNLGSLGNMKSRAVHNSVMELRNICNHPYLSQLHTEEVNSLIPEHYLPPVIRLCGKLEMLDRLLPKLKATDHRVLFFSTMTRLLDVMEDYLTFKGYKYLRLDGHTSGGDRGALIDGFNKSDSPYFIFLLSIRAGGVGVNLQAADTVIIFDTDWNPQVDLQAQARAHRIGQKRDVLVLRFETVNTVEEQVRASAEHKLGVANQSITAGFFDNNTSAEDRKEYLESLLRESKKEEAAPVLDDDALNDIIARRESEIDIFESIDNQRKEDEMETWKSLVQGSGSKSSAPIPPIPSRLVTEDDLKLLYEAMKMNNVPMVAVEPNVGMKRKGGSVGGLDTQQYGRGKRAREVRSYEEQLTEEEFEKMCQTESTDSPRGKEEESEKNLANATSNILGGNIGETSMANDKVDILTGNTGEKSLATDKVDNLAGSTGDTVLPTSTALALTPQPVEPLQKSQQPLKEVTEPVKRGRGRPKRADKTPNQLSASVPGRTHATGDTRSSPVIGSDVASGSLTSPDLSVPPGFQPLPASNSSPMPTRGRGRGRGRGRGAGRGRRVENILQGADSSIGTQRTNARASLSGDPVASNLVTLPVSSVAIDAKVPKPIKGSSSNLESGPSIHSDTTAVQPSPAVSLQESSLLDAPPGFGSGSHVQPLNVSEDSLVKKAASLKNKPAVPDVRNNQGSGVQKQPVNMPSSTALAPGQSQTTPLNANQPPLNANQPPLNANQPLSPHLVGSTVEAASVLSPPAPMPVKRQGRKTPNRGETPRRRGRRHVQASPAADGSSARSTILTPQTEVKVGDSSGSKITSVGNKSDVVVQEQPHFNPSLAHSSAGTSQEKRKEISGVGGTGRKQTTDVTDVARVMKEIFSETSLLKHKVGEPSETTVTNEPDGKSPETMNMHIAKTSKAENIIQPADHNLRVEATSSNVTAEKQKSESSVVVDKIIKTSSDVKASVTHSDDITPQDTMLVDSKPPVGSELVETEQKVATSTDPKVQIAAPVPNVSEEKKISDSSMLVHETVKPSPGSKSPVDQSDDTPAQGTVPVDSKSPVDEVLPEIIKESQSPEPQNDGNVQSLPTPNTDSAEAPNKQAGPSISPSVSPQAMKMTENFGLISKDSSETVPVSSVCVVEDSKMPSASIEHGSPEKPESPEIHKPSGADLDCRITPTNSSEVGGGSNFSGTSTEVPENLNDSVTKSCLEMSVSISEKVVENELLTANSDDLKCVPDPEEAKDAVGVRSQLGDTAAKKNLQLNPTNSDDAVSSEKAEMISGGHTSNCPPNTSTEEALADQIVTEETSCGVHNPGSSQFPMNEKNLISDVAHPGSGGQIELVTNRDSGTELSVVVADAGNDLVKISGVEADSSVVQLSSGDILSSVASLTTTEPLPTEQQVTNLSTEGKGEEIDGDKKGTTPLIPVEQMNVQPTVGSHVLERSYEESQRSPMRIDESSYVDSKSLDTTNQTSEEDEAKRKEGESPDDQICDVGPSSAAIQLSMPHTDGLKTQTSNKNSISLVHEDYGSPLSDSANAEQDSGESASILGGDSCKLGGEASTADTEMVDASVQLPFSAEQVGGTDSPSSLPVIEGDKAENPSDERNIVAGEASGINVSIQPEDLCMNLGETEEPAQMGTVGDASDRAEDDMAIDVLREKEESKDQREHLSSALSSVEDNKAENPSDERNMIDINPSVQPEDLSRTLGETEGPAQMGEVGDASDHSEDNVAVSVLGEKEESNDQREHLSSELSSGEETKAENPSDEKNMIDGEASGMNASVQPEDMSRSLIETEEPAQMGKVGSAGDHSENVAVSVLGEKEESQDQQEHLSIALSSEEENKAENPSDDRDMIHGEASGKKVPVQPEDLPMNLVETEEPTQVGEVGNASDQPEDKEKEELNDQGELLSSAVRSEEETKAENTPEEINMTDGEASGINVSVQPEDLSRSLVETEGPTQMGEVGNASDLFEDNIGVLEEKEESKDQREPLSSALSSEEENKAENPSDDTDMIDGEARGINVSVEPEDLSRNLVETDESTQMDEVGEAGDQSEDNVAIGVLEEKEESKDQQRHLSSALSSEKETKAENAPEEINMTKAENTPEEINMTDGSASGFNVSVQPEDLSMNVAETEEPTQMEEAGNASGQSEDNVAIGVLEEKEESKDQEENLSSALSSEEENKAENPSEDRDMIDGEASVQPENVSTNLDETEEATQMGEVGNASDQSEDNVATGVLVEKEESEGQQEHLSSALSSQKENEESLPVEDPTVGGLDEPEAKCSVSESDVKGDGKKCVGTSESADLDSEAPKRANQRS